A single region of the Geobacillus subterraneus genome encodes:
- a CDS encoding branched-chain amino acid transport system II carrier protein has product MPALTTAVGLVAACAQYFQELTPTVSYRTYVIVLTLFSFLMSNLGLNALIAVSVPVLTMLYPLAIVLVALSFFPPLLPWFGESVRDGVALYRHVQPV; this is encoded by the coding sequence TTGCCTGCTTTAACAACGGCGGTTGGTCTAGTCGCTGCTTGTGCGCAATACTTTCAAGAGCTCACCCCGACTGTTTCGTACCGAACGTATGTCATTGTATTAACCTTATTTAGCTTTTTGATGTCAAACCTCGGCTTAAATGCGTTGATCGCTGTTTCCGTTCCAGTGTTGACGATGCTGTATCCATTGGCGATCGTGCTCGTCGCCCTGTCGTTTTTTCCGCCGCTTTTACCGTGGTTCGGCGAAAGTGTACGGGATGGCGTTGCTCTTTACCGGCATGTTCAGCCTGTATGA